In the Ferribacterium limneticum genome, CTTCCGCTGGAAGAAGCCGAGGAGTTCCTTCGTGAATACGAACGCGCCTGATTACGTCAATTCCGAGGCGTTCCGGCGCCACATCTCACGTCTGCGGTCCTCTCTCGCAGCGCACGGCCACGACACGACATGTGAGTTCATCACCGAGCACACCTATATCCGGGGCCGGAAGTTCTCGTTCAAGGACCACGAGTACCAAGAAAAAATCCTGAGAGACAACTCGCAGGAGAAGGTGGTCAAGAAGGCGGCGCAGATGGGCCTGTCGGAAATCTTCGCCCGCCTTGCCTTGGCCAAGTCGGTGCTGGTGAACGGGTTCTCGACGATCTACACCCTGCCCGCGGCGACCGCGGCGCAGAACTTCATGAAGACCCGGATTGACCCGGTGATCGACAGCTCTGAGTATCTGCGTGACGCGGTTTCCGGCGACATCGACAACTCGTCCATGAAGCAGTTCGGCGACTCCTTCCTCTATCTGAAGGGTGCGCAGGTCGATCGTCAGGCCATCTCCGTCCCTGCCGACTTGCTGATCAACGATGAAGTGGACAACTCGTCGCAGGAGGTCATGACGCTGTACGAGTCACGCCTCAACCACTCGTCCTACGCTGAGAAGATCAAGCTCTCCACGCCGTCGATCCCGGACTTCGGCATCGACTTGCTGTTCAAGGAGTCGCGCCAGCACTTCAACTTGTGCAAGTGCAACCATTGCGGGCACTGGTTCTTCCCTCAGTACTACGAGAACGTGGTCATTCCGGACTTCAATCGTGACCTAGACAGGATCACCAAGGGGGATTTCCGCAGTCACAGCTTCCGCTGGCAGGAAGCTTACGTGGCTTGCCCTGAGTGCTGGAAGCCGGTCGATCTGGGGCCGGCGAACCGGGAGTGGGTCGTCAAGAATCCGGGTGACGCCTACGTCGCCGCAGGCTATCAGTGCTCTCCGTTTGACTGCCCGGCCATCATCAAGCCTTCGGCCCTGATCAAGTCCAGCGTCGAATACAAGCGCCCGCAAGACTTCCGGAATCAGCGCCTGGGCGAGTCGATGGAGGACAAGGAGTCGAGCTTTGACCTTGAAGAACTCAACCGAGCCTTGATCAGCGAGTACCCGGGCGGCGGCTTCAGCTACGTCATGGGGCTTGATATGGGCTTGATCTGCTGGTGCACGATCGCCGCGGTGTGCGGCGACGGCACGCTGATCATCGTCAAGACTGAGGGCATCCCGATGCACAAAGTCAAGCAGCGGCGAGCCGAGCTGGCCAAGCAGTATCGGGTCCGCATGACGGTGGTGGATTCGGTGCCCTACGCCGAGACGGTCCTGTCCATGCAGCAGGACGACAACAACCTGTTCGCCGCGGTCTATGTCGAGACCAAGGGCATCGAGCTGTTCAGGGTCAAGGATCAGGAAGAAGACGACGAGAAGGCTCAGGAGCAGATCAAGCAGGTCAATGTGGTGCGGAACCGGGGCTTCGACCAAGTCATGCTCGAACTGCGCAGCGGGCGCATCCTGAAGGTCATGGACGAGAACGACGATCTCTGGAAGGAACACCTGCGAGACCAGAAGCGGGTCAAGGAATTCCGGAACGAGGAGCTCATCATGGTCTGGAAGAAATCCAAGGGTGACGATCACCTTCATCACTCCCTGCTCTACACCCTTGTCGCCTCGCGTATGCTGGGTGTATCAGCGGGCGTCCTTGAGGGCGTACCTATCATCTTGGGCAAGTTCGGAGTTTGACACCTTGAACTTAGAAGAGCGACAACGTAGAATCCAAGTATGAAAGCTCGAATTCTCCTTGGCGCCATCCTCCTTTATTTCGTCTGCCTCTACTGGCTGGTGGAGAACCGCGTGCGTGGCTGGCTCGGCCTGAAGATCGAGCACAACTGCTTCACGGATGCCTGGGCCAATTTTGACTACGATGCCGGCGACGGCTTCATGCCGCACAAGTCGCTGTCGGGCTGGTTTCCCCACGTCGTTATCGTGAAGGGTGCACGGGCAGAGAACCGCATGCAGCTCAGCCTGACGGAGTATGTGCCGGTCAAGCGCCGACCCGATATGAAACTACCTCCCCGCAAGTTCAAGGGGATCAAGAAGACGCAGCGGTTCGTTGCGCTCTAAATCAACAAGATCATCAAGGAGATGACAATGGGCATGGCGAACGGCACACCTGATTTTTTGGTCGATATCGACGGCATCGGTTTTGGTTTCAGGGATCGCGGCGGCAAGGCACGTGCGGTGCCCTTCTGGTCTGATGACGGCACGCAGCTGATTGGTCCGGACAATCTCCCAGTATCCCTCGGAGGTAGCGGTGGTGGTTTCAACCAGGCTCAGGTTGAAGCCCTTGCTGACGCCCAAATCAATGCGCAGAAGGGTCAGCCCAACGGCATCCTCGCTCTTGATGCAGATGGAGTTGCACACGCCAGTATCGTCCCGAGGCAAGCTGCCCTTGCCACCCTGACCACTCTTATCAACGGTGGAGGGGAAATTGCTGTTGCTACAGACGTTGATGCTCTCGTTGTGCTGAATGACGCTGGCGCAAAGGTGTTTGGATTGGTACCAGTGGATTTTTATAACGCAAGTAACAATTCGGCACAGCTTGTTACACTTAAAAACCGTGATGGGGTATCCCTTAGCCTTGCTAGTACAGCTTCGATGTCACTTATGAGTGCTTCGTCTCTCCTAATGCAAGTTAAAGCCTCAAGCGTTTCTGGGGCTAGTCTCCCTCCAATTACGCTTCAAGGTGGTCACAGCACGCACGCAACAGCAGGAACTGGTGGCTCTGTCTATGTACAGCTAGGCAAGGGTGCTACTGCTACAGGTGAGTTTGCTGTACTGACTGCAAATGATTTTATGCCACTTAATATCACTGAAGTGGCAGGTGAAGCTGTGATCGGGTTCTTCGAGGCTGCACCTGTTGCACAGCCCACCGTGTCAGGCTCTCGTGGTGGAAACGCGGCTCTGGCGAGCCTGCTCACGGCACTAGCCAGCTTGGGGTTGATCGTCAACAGCACTACTGCATAAATATGCCTTCAGTTGTCTTTGATGGCGGAGGTGGCAGTATTCGCGCCTTCGTCGGCGCTGAAAACCCAACAGTTGCAATAGCTCCAACACAGGAGGTAGTTGCAACCTTTTCTGAACCAGTTCAAACGCAAGACATAGTTCTCAATAAGGTAACTGATGAAGCTGTGAGAACTAACGCGCAGGTGACTGTTACAGAAAGCTCGATACGCCCTGGATATACCTTCTCCAACCAAACACCTGCTGTTTGTACGATTGACGGCAGTGGGCTAGTTACGTGCGTTGGGCCGGGTGGATTGGCGAAAATCAGAGTGCGCACACTCTGTGCTGAATATGAAGTGTCGCAATATCTGAGCTATGCCCCTGTTGTTCATGAGCAGGTCAGTTCGTATGCTGCAGGCTCACTGGCCTGGCACATAGACAACGCAATCAGGGGCATGATTGAAGGTAAGACAGGTGACGCCAGTACGCGCAACCTGTTTCTCACTGCAAGTGGCGGCACATCTGCCCCGAACTACATCAGGAATCCGAACCTGTTCTCGGGCGCACTTGATCTGTCCGCAATCACGGTTGCAACAGCGGGCCTGCCTGCTGTTCTCATCTCACCTAGACACCTGATGGTGGGTCACGCTACTTTACCAAACAACAGCCAAGTGGTTTTCAAGGATAGCGCTGGAGATTACCAGACGAGAACTGTTCAAAGCAGTATTGCTGTGCGTATTGGCGGAGACAACAGTGTGGCCCTGCTGAACGAGGCAGTCACCTCGATAGAGCCGATCTCGTTTCTACCTGCAACATGGGCAAATTACATCCCGTCTTTCAGGGCAGAGGCCTATGTAGATAGTCAGCTATACCCAATCCCAGTACTTAATATCGGGCGAACCGCGGCAACGCGCCTCCGAGTAATACCTTCACGTGTCAGTGGAAACAACTGGTGGACGGGCACAATGGCTATCACACCCTCCGCATTCGCTGATTGGGGAACCAATCACTCCAATCCAGCCCTCGCCGGGGTTATTGGGGGAGATAGTAATGGGCCTGTGTTTGTGCCGATAAACGGAAAACCTGTTCTGCTGCACTGCATGAACTTCGGCGGTTTAGGTGGAAGTGGCGACTTCTACCCGGCCATGCTTGACCAGATTGATGCAGCGATGACCAGTCTGGGTGGCGGGTATGTTTCCACAAAGGCTGACATCACAATGTTCCCAAGTTACTAGCTTGCCCTTGGCACGGTTTTCGCTTATCCTCGGTCAAAATAACAAGAGAGGTAAAAACCTCCATGGGCATTCGCGAATTTTTCACGAACCTGAGTGCGGCAGCCGGCCTAGCGCCGGTCGCTGAACCAAAGGTAAAACGAGGGCCGTTGGCCCTTCCGTCTTTTCTCAAGACAGCTAGGCCGTCAACGTCTTCCTCTCTGCCAAGGGAAGACCGAAACATCGCCTCCAAAGACTTGACCACCCTAAGAACGGGGGCGAGTACGAACGCGGTCATGCGCGAGTTCATCGCCACGTCTCCGGACCTGAGCGCAGCTGTCTTCGCTTACACCCGCTCGGCGATCACCTCCAAATTCACGGCCTACGCCAAAAACCCGGACGGCACCTTCAACCCTGAAGCGACCAGCCTTCTGCAGCAGCTGATCACCCGCTTCAACGTCCTGCCGAACTACGACAACGGCTACGCGTCGATGGGCTCCATGACCGGCATCAGCGAGTCGCTGGTCAAGGAGTGCATGAGCTACGGTGCCATGGCCTGTGAGCTTGTGCTTGACAAGGCTCGGCTGCCTGCCTACATCCAGCCGCTGTCGGTTACGCACATCAAGTTCTACCCGGACAGCAAGGGCATCCTGCGGCCCAAGCAGGAGCTTTCAGGCAACAAGGTTGATCTCGACAACCCCTGCTTTTTCTATATGGCGCTCGACCAGGACCTGCTTCAGCCTTACGCATCGTCGCCGATGGAGCCGGCCCTGCAGCCGAGCCTGTTTGCCGCCGAGTTCCTCAACGACATCCGGCGCGTCGTGCAGACGGCCATCCACCCTCGCCTGCACGTCACTATCGACGAGGCCAAGCTGTCGCGCAGCATCCCTGCCGAAGCTCAGCATGACCCAGTCAAGAAGGCCGAGTGGGTAGCTGGCGTCGTCGCCCAGATCAAGGACTCAGTAACCAACCTTGCACCTGACGAGGCTCTGGTCACCCTTGATTCTCTCGGCATCAACCTGCTGAACAACGGCAACATCAGCCTGGCGGACGAGTACAAGATCATCCGCGACATCTCGGACGCCAAGCTCGCGACCGGAGCCAAGACCCTGCCAGCCATCCTTGGCCACGGCACGATGTCGAGCAACATCGCTTCGACCGAGACGATGCTGTTCATGCGCAATGCACAGGGCGTCCAGACCAAGGTCAATGAGCTCTACTCCCGTCTCTTCACCTTGGCGCTGCGCCTTTACGGCATGGACGTCTATGTCGAGTTCGCCTACGCACCGATCGACCTGCGTCCTGAAGCGGAGATGGAGACGTTCAAGTCACTCAAGCAGTCCCGTGTGCTGGAACTGTTGAGCATCGGCATGCTGACAGACGACGAGGCCTGCCTTGACCTGACCGGCCACCTGCCTCCGCAGGGCTACAAGCCGCTGGCCGGCACGATGTTCAAGAGCAAGTCAGGGGCTACCGACAGCAACCCGAACGGCGACTCGAACAGCGGCTCGACGCTCAACCAGAACCTCAACTCCGACGCGCCCAAGGGCGTGAAGGGCCAAAACAAGAAGGCTGACCCCATGAAAGCAAACCTTGTCGCAATCGCTGGTGGCAACTGATGGCTTATAGCACTGAGGAGATTGTCGCAGCCTATATGGCCAACGGGCAGAGTCAGCGAGCCACGTCACGGGTTCTGAACATGGCCGTCTCGACTGTTCAGTATCACCTGGACAAAGCTGGACTTCGCGGCGCCGTGGCTCAGCTGGCTGCCGAGGTGAAGCCCGAGGCGCTGACGCAGGAACTCATCCTTGCTGACAAGGTCAAGCAGCTGGAAGCCCAGCTCGCCCTGTTCAAGCGAGAGACACTGGACGACCACTATGTCAAAACCAAAATCCTTGGCATCAAGGAAGAGTTCGACCAACTGGCTCCACCGATCTGGCTGACTACGCCATCCAGCAGCGGGCACAGCCTTTCGGTACCAACTCTGCTGCTGTCTGACCTGCATTGGGGCGAAGTCGTGGATGCCAAGCAAGTCTCTGGGATCAACGAATACAACATCGGGATAGCTAACCGGCGCCTGGATACGGTCATCGAAAAGGCTGTCATGCTGCTCCGTGAGCACATCGCTGGTGTGGATTACCCGGGTTTTGTCCTCTGTCTTGGTGGCGACCTCCTTGCCGGCGATATCCACGATGAGCTCAAGGAGACCAACGATGGTCCGACCTTCCCAGCGCTGCTCAACTTATTGTCGGCCCTGATCTCGAAGATTGAGTTCCTTGCTGATGAGTTTGACTACGTGTATGTCCCAT is a window encoding:
- a CDS encoding phage terminase large subunit family protein, yielding MNTNAPDYVNSEAFRRHISRLRSSLAAHGHDTTCEFITEHTYIRGRKFSFKDHEYQEKILRDNSQEKVVKKAAQMGLSEIFARLALAKSVLVNGFSTIYTLPAATAAQNFMKTRIDPVIDSSEYLRDAVSGDIDNSSMKQFGDSFLYLKGAQVDRQAISVPADLLINDEVDNSSQEVMTLYESRLNHSSYAEKIKLSTPSIPDFGIDLLFKESRQHFNLCKCNHCGHWFFPQYYENVVIPDFNRDLDRITKGDFRSHSFRWQEAYVACPECWKPVDLGPANREWVVKNPGDAYVAAGYQCSPFDCPAIIKPSALIKSSVEYKRPQDFRNQRLGESMEDKESSFDLEELNRALISEYPGGGFSYVMGLDMGLICWCTIAAVCGDGTLIIVKTEGIPMHKVKQRRAELAKQYRVRMTVVDSVPYAETVLSMQQDDNNLFAAVYVETKGIELFRVKDQEEDDEKAQEQIKQVNVVRNRGFDQVMLELRSGRILKVMDENDDLWKEHLRDQKRVKEFRNEELIMVWKKSKGDDHLHHSLLYTLVASRMLGVSAGVLEGVPIILGKFGV
- a CDS encoding helix-turn-helix transcriptional regulator; translation: MAYSTEEIVAAYMANGQSQRATSRVLNMAVSTVQYHLDKAGLRGAVAQLAAEVKPEALTQELILADKVKQLEAQLALFKRETLDDHYVKTKILGIKEEFDQLAPPIWLTTPSSSGHSLSVPTLLLSDLHWGEVVDAKQVSGINEYNIGIANRRLDTVIEKAVMLLREHIAGVDYPGFVLCLGGDLLAGDIHDELKETNDGPTFPALLNLLSALISKIEFLADEFDYVYVPCVAGNHGRTTRKPRAKHRNETNLDWLLYQFLALHFQGDSRVVIDAPTSPELTYKVFNHTYHLCHGDQLGKGGDGIIGSFGPIIRGDHKRRSLQSQLNKPYNTMIHGHYHTYAATQRFISNGSLVGYDEYAMACGFGYEIPQQAFWLTHAEHGITFSMPVHAEEPKKVAPAKWVSFEERT